In Shewanella sp. VB17, a single genomic region encodes these proteins:
- a CDS encoding YkoF family thiamine/hydroxymethylpyrimidine-binding protein → MKLTAEISCYPLQDNYLDPILWFIARVDSYVNIERKTNAMATQVCGEYKEVMDMLATEMEAAHEKWGKAVFVCKFIGGELNLSHTQ, encoded by the coding sequence ATGAAATTAACTGCAGAAATTAGTTGTTACCCTTTACAAGATAACTATTTAGATCCCATTCTATGGTTTATTGCTCGAGTCGATAGCTATGTAAATATAGAGCGAAAAACCAATGCCATGGCAACTCAAGTGTGTGGTGAGTATAAAGAGGTGATGGATATGTTGGCCACTGAAATGGAAGCAGCCCACGAGAAATGGGGTAAAGCTGTGTTTGTGTGTAAGTTTATCGGCGGTGAACTAAACCTATCTCATACTCAATAG
- a CDS encoding DoxX family protein, with translation MLIINLYQRFVDLLSYFEGIAPLALRLYLAPVLMQAGYNKLSHFSDSAAWFGNPDWGLGLPFPEVMVSLAAGTELIGGGLLIFGLATRLIAIPLMVTMLVAAFAVHWDNGWLAIADVNSWLANDQVLAAGDKLSAAKALLQENGNYEWLTSSGNFVVLNNGIEFAITYLFMLLALLFMGGGRYTSMDYYITKSLNK, from the coding sequence ATGTTAATTATTAATTTATATCAAAGATTTGTCGACTTACTCAGTTATTTCGAGGGGATAGCGCCTCTTGCGCTTAGGCTTTACCTTGCACCAGTGCTTATGCAAGCAGGTTATAATAAATTATCTCACTTTAGCGACTCAGCTGCTTGGTTCGGCAATCCTGATTGGGGATTAGGGTTACCTTTTCCTGAAGTGATGGTGTCTCTGGCTGCTGGCACTGAGTTGATTGGAGGTGGCTTGCTTATTTTTGGATTGGCGACTCGTCTCATTGCTATCCCACTTATGGTCACTATGTTGGTGGCTGCGTTTGCTGTCCATTGGGATAACGGTTGGTTGGCTATTGCTGATGTTAATTCTTGGCTGGCCAATGATCAGGTACTTGCAGCGGGAGATAAATTGAGTGCAGCGAAGGCATTGTTACAGGAAAATGGCAATTACGAATGGTTAACAAGTTCAGGTAACTTTGTGGTGCTGAATAACGGTATTGAATTTGCTATCACTTATTTATTTATGTTGCTAGCGCTGTTATTTATGGGAGGAGGTCGTTATACCAGCATGGATTATTATATTACTAAGTCACTTAATAAATAG
- a CDS encoding NAD(P)H nitroreductase, with product MDAIELLLTRQSCPRLAEPGPDKEQLNMILDAGARVPDHGGLAPWEFVIAQGDGLARLGQVFVDAAISNQASEVAQKRALSMPLRAPMVIVVVAKPVEHDKIPQLEQVIAASCATMAMQQAAFASGLGAIWRTGSVAFDPKVNAGLGLTEHDQIVGFLYIGTPVVNAPIKASKQGSDFARYF from the coding sequence TTGGACGCTATTGAATTATTGCTAACAAGACAGTCATGTCCTCGTCTTGCTGAGCCAGGTCCTGATAAAGAACAATTGAACATGATACTCGATGCGGGTGCTAGAGTCCCAGATCACGGAGGTCTAGCACCTTGGGAATTTGTGATTGCCCAAGGTGATGGTCTCGCGCGTTTAGGGCAAGTATTTGTCGATGCAGCGATTAGCAATCAGGCTAGTGAGGTGGCGCAAAAAAGAGCATTGTCTATGCCACTTCGCGCTCCTATGGTGATAGTGGTGGTCGCTAAACCAGTTGAACATGATAAAATTCCTCAACTTGAGCAGGTTATTGCTGCAAGTTGCGCTACGATGGCGATGCAGCAAGCTGCATTTGCATCCGGTTTAGGGGCTATTTGGCGAACAGGCAGTGTCGCCTTTGATCCTAAAGTGAATGCAGGTTTAGGGTTAACGGAACATGATCAGATTGTGGGCTTTTTGTATATCGGTACCCCAGTAGTTAACGCTCCTATTAAGGCGAGTAAGCAAGGAAGTGACTTCGCACGATACTTCTAA
- a CDS encoding MBL fold metallo-hydrolase produces MKSQVLVETPTHKWIYFGRDPEKPEKIIDTNQYMIVTEHKALLMDPGGIELFAPMLASIVKHIPLEQLTHLFASHQDPDIISSLGLWDQTLPEAKLYSPWIWEGFIRHFGMNNIQYEALPDEGSRLILDQTEVQFIPAHYLHSSGNFHVYDPATRVLMSGDVGAALEDPNASIFVDDFESHAKKMTFFHQRWMPSNAAKNDWIARVRKLDIEYMCPQHGRIFTGKQVGQFLDWFEKLEVGQAITHASN; encoded by the coding sequence ATGAAGAGTCAAGTACTCGTTGAAACCCCCACCCACAAATGGATTTATTTTGGACGAGATCCTGAAAAGCCTGAAAAAATTATCGATACTAACCAGTATATGATAGTGACTGAACACAAAGCCCTTTTAATGGATCCTGGTGGTATTGAACTTTTTGCGCCCATGTTGGCCAGTATTGTCAAACATATTCCTCTTGAACAACTCACCCATCTTTTCGCATCACACCAAGATCCGGATATCATCTCTTCACTTGGACTTTGGGATCAAACGTTACCCGAAGCCAAACTGTATTCACCTTGGATTTGGGAAGGATTTATTCGTCATTTTGGTATGAATAACATTCAATATGAAGCACTTCCAGATGAAGGCAGCCGATTAATATTGGATCAAACTGAAGTGCAATTTATTCCTGCGCACTATCTACATTCATCGGGTAACTTTCATGTTTATGATCCAGCAACCAGAGTCTTAATGAGCGGTGATGTGGGTGCTGCACTAGAAGATCCCAATGCCAGTATTTTTGTTGACGATTTTGAAAGCCATGCGAAAAAAATGACTTTTTTTCATCAAAGATGGATGCCGTCAAATGCCGCTAAGAATGACTGGATAGCAAGAGTCCGAAAGCTAGACATTGAATATATGTGTCCTCAACATGGAAGGATTTTTACCGGCAAACAAGTCGGACAGTTCCTCGATTGGTTTGAAAAACTCGAAGTCGGTCAAGCCATCACACATGCATCAAACTAA
- the pnuC gene encoding nicotinamide riboside transporter PnuC codes for MTDFWSALLSTLTGAFSQANALTAWEALAVVLAAAYLVLAMKGSIWCWFAAFTSTAIYTALFWKVSLLMESVLNIYYMAMAIYGFQQWSKDRQGNHSGVISWSLVRHLQMILITALISISIGFVMTNYTQASYPYLDAATTCYAVMTTYLVAKKVLENWLYWVVIDLFSIYLYLQKGLMLTSLLFIVYVGMAIGGYFLWRSSMRNENLTVIS; via the coding sequence ATGACAGACTTTTGGTCAGCATTATTAAGCACATTAACAGGTGCTTTCTCTCAAGCCAATGCATTGACCGCCTGGGAAGCACTAGCGGTGGTGTTAGCTGCAGCCTATTTGGTACTGGCGATGAAAGGCAGTATCTGGTGTTGGTTTGCCGCTTTTACGAGTACGGCCATTTATACTGCCCTGTTTTGGAAGGTATCATTGTTAATGGAGTCAGTACTGAATATCTACTATATGGCGATGGCGATATATGGTTTTCAGCAATGGTCTAAAGATAGGCAAGGTAACCATAGCGGTGTTATTTCATGGAGCCTTGTTCGACATCTGCAGATGATATTGATCACTGCGTTGATCTCGATATCTATTGGGTTTGTTATGACAAATTATACTCAAGCATCATACCCTTATCTCGATGCTGCTACGACTTGTTATGCTGTTATGACAACGTATTTAGTGGCTAAAAAAGTGTTAGAAAATTGGTTATATTGGGTCGTTATCGACTTATTTTCAATCTATCTTTACCTACAAAAGGGCTTAATGTTAACCTCTTTGTTGTTTATTGTGTATGTGGGCATGGCTATTGGTGGTTACTTTTTGTGGCGTTCAAGCATGCGGAATGAAAACTTAACCGTGATCAGTTAA
- a CDS encoding phosphotransferase — protein sequence MNQAEKLLAILPHFVVDDLTLFGLKLSYSSKVIRLTHGLSNVNYLITDGERQWVLRSNSSASDKLCDRQAEVKNWRLAADAGLAPCLYYVSPDHTYFLSEYIKEDPDNQWSDLLCTHAPLIDDPLNKPNAHRQLLALLLGLAKLAVPDNVIEVSTQWRIYRDQLLAMQGQSLRVKNSEIIKQWQVHLQQLLDVEEKIDQWLAELDECHLASQYSHRDLNPHNLLFKNGKVFCIDFEYACGSHPLFDLAVVLSTHRLSTLQREALIESYLLGHPKLTIAAKSALPAAVNVYWIFAACWSLLMASDNVFYGEKRVNSIEHNHNPHGAQVYLDYFEQFLLLID from the coding sequence ATGAATCAAGCTGAGAAGCTACTGGCGATATTACCCCATTTTGTGGTCGATGATCTTACTCTATTTGGATTAAAGTTATCTTATTCATCCAAGGTAATAAGGCTTACCCATGGATTAAGTAACGTCAATTACCTGATCACTGATGGTGAACGTCAATGGGTGTTACGCAGCAACTCATCGGCGAGTGACAAACTTTGTGATCGTCAAGCAGAAGTGAAAAATTGGCGCTTGGCAGCGGATGCCGGATTAGCACCTTGTTTGTATTATGTCAGCCCTGATCATACTTATTTTCTCAGTGAATACATTAAGGAAGATCCTGACAATCAATGGTCTGATTTACTTTGTACTCATGCCCCTCTAATTGATGATCCGTTAAATAAACCCAATGCTCATCGACAATTGTTAGCCCTTTTACTTGGACTGGCTAAATTAGCTGTGCCGGATAATGTGATTGAGGTGTCTACTCAGTGGCGGATATATCGGGATCAATTGCTTGCTATGCAGGGTCAAAGTTTACGGGTAAAAAACAGTGAGATAATCAAGCAATGGCAAGTACACTTGCAGCAACTGTTGGACGTGGAGGAAAAAATAGACCAATGGCTTGCAGAGTTAGATGAATGTCACTTAGCCAGTCAATATAGCCATAGAGACCTCAACCCTCATAATCTATTGTTTAAAAATGGGAAAGTTTTTTGTATTGATTTTGAATATGCCTGTGGATCACATCCTTTGTTTGATCTTGCCGTCGTATTGTCGACTCATCGGCTGTCGACTCTGCAGCGAGAAGCATTAATTGAGTCTTATTTACTCGGCCATCCTAAACTCACCATAGCGGCTAAATCGGCATTACCTGCAGCTGTTAATGTTTATTGGATATTTGCGGCCTGTTGGTCATTGTTAATGGCATCTGATAATGTATTTTATGGCGAAAAGCGGGTTAATAGTATTGAACATAATCACAATCCACATGGCGCACAAGTCTACCTTGATTATTTTGAACAATTTTTACTTTTGATAGACTAA
- a CDS encoding chemotaxis protein yields the protein MSRTRAEFSQYYVIAAVVAAELNHTLTYCKQINLTASNAQAASSRVGNAALGFKALTGFIDDLSNYTMKAATDINLLANKASKMATETARAATALKHFEKAKHDSHNAPYGNTILPAYQHISHRYSQLQDSFKKIMNQMETQLHELKRNLRTANILASICRIEACRVDVANQATFNDVANRVDFVANKIRQRVDNAISLFDTSVTKKAA from the coding sequence ATGTCAAGGACACGAGCTGAATTCAGCCAGTATTATGTGATCGCTGCTGTGGTTGCCGCAGAGCTCAATCATACATTAACTTACTGCAAGCAAATTAATCTTACTGCCAGCAATGCGCAAGCTGCCTCATCGAGGGTCGGCAATGCTGCATTGGGATTTAAAGCATTAACTGGCTTTATTGATGACCTCTCTAATTACACGATGAAAGCAGCAACCGACATTAACTTACTCGCCAATAAAGCCAGTAAAATGGCGACAGAAACAGCAAGAGCTGCCACTGCACTAAAGCATTTTGAAAAAGCAAAACATGATTCGCACAATGCACCATATGGCAATACTATTTTACCCGCATATCAGCATATTTCTCATCGTTACTCTCAACTTCAAGATTCTTTTAAAAAAATTATGAACCAAATGGAGACACAACTCCATGAACTTAAACGTAACCTAAGAACCGCCAATATTCTGGCCTCGATTTGTCGAATTGAGGCCTGTCGTGTTGATGTGGCAAATCAAGCCACATTTAATGATGTCGCTAATCGCGTTGATTTTGTTGCTAATAAAATTCGTCAGAGGGTGGATAACGCTATTTCACTTTTTGATACATCAGTAACCAAAAAAGCTGCCTAA